From the Ctenopharyngodon idella isolate HZGC_01 chromosome 3, HZGC01, whole genome shotgun sequence genome, one window contains:
- the LOC127510036 gene encoding uncharacterized protein LOC127510036: MQGLQILLDVTSLVNSVHCSVPPVEPVQQGTWVTVRRPSRGKHHSSVPIRTSNRFSPLSETPTENPVESALVIGDSITRNVKIETPATIVTCLPGARAPDIKANLKVLANANRKYSKIIIHVGTIDVRLRQSEITKINIKEVCELASTMSGEVICSGPLPVRRSDEIVSRLSSLNGWLSKWCPQNNIGFIDNWKSFWGRPDLLKRNGIHPSRDGAALLSSNMAHSLRTET, encoded by the coding sequence atgcaagggcttcagatactgttggatgtgactagcttagtgaactctgtacattgttcggttccgcctgtagagcccgtgcagcagggcacttgggtaacggtgaggcggcctagccgcggaaaacaccactcttccgttccaataagaacatcaaacaggttctccccactcagtgaaacacccactgagaatcctgttgaaagtgccctagttattggcgattctattacacggaacgtgaaaatagagacaccagccaccatagtcacatgtttgccgggagccagagcacctgacatcaaagcaaatttaaaagtgctggctaatgctaatcgtaaatactctaagattattattcacgtcggcactattgatgttcgacttcgccagtcggagatcactaaaattaacattaaagaggtgtgtgaactcgcaagtacaatgtcaggagaagtaatttgctctggcccccttcctgttcgtcggagtgatgagatagttagcagattatcatcactcaatggctggctgtctaagtggtgtccgcaaaataatataggtttcatagacaattggaaaagtttttggggcagacctgacctgttgaaaagaaatggtattcatccctcccgggatggtgctgctcttctctctagtaatatggcacatagtcttagaactgaaacatga